From the Paenibacillus sp. FSL H8-0548 genome, one window contains:
- a CDS encoding amidohydrolase family protein, producing MLDLLLTQVRLQNASAVMDIGVRNGIIDYLAPSEREYKPDALSIEDGMGGMLLPGLVEPHVHLEKAHLLSQMEQEAASLQDAIRMTAAMKHGFTREDMKQRSLAVIREAVRSGVTHMRCHAEVDPILGLSAFESALELKQLVSHALDLQIVVFPQEGIFKNAGTAELMEEAMRLGGDVVGGITYQDTDLQAHLQFVFNLAEKYGKSIDIHTDFSDNPEHLAIVDIAERTIAAGMEGLVSAGHVTSLGSLEHGRAEAVAERIQEANLHIMSLPATDLFINGRADMERKRRGLTPIVMLLEKGVNVVIGVNNVRNPFTPFGKADPLETAWLVAVTAYMGGDSEARQLIRMLTEGAAQALGLKNYGLRLGAEADMVLFSVPTERDILLDKPEQRTVWKRGIKVAETQVAILLNRL from the coding sequence ATGCTTGATTTACTGCTTACACAGGTACGACTACAAAACGCATCAGCAGTAATGGATATTGGTGTGCGAAATGGCATAATCGATTATTTAGCACCGAGTGAACGTGAATATAAGCCGGATGCGTTAAGCATTGAGGATGGTATGGGAGGCATGCTGCTCCCTGGCCTAGTAGAGCCCCATGTTCATCTTGAGAAGGCGCACTTGCTCTCGCAAATGGAACAGGAGGCAGCATCCTTGCAGGATGCCATTCGAATGACAGCAGCGATGAAGCACGGCTTTACGAGGGAGGACATGAAGCAGCGATCACTGGCTGTCATTCGCGAGGCAGTTCGCAGTGGTGTTACACATATGCGCTGTCACGCAGAGGTTGATCCGATTCTAGGACTTAGCGCGTTCGAATCAGCACTGGAGCTGAAGCAGCTAGTGAGTCATGCGCTTGATTTGCAAATTGTTGTTTTTCCGCAAGAAGGTATTTTCAAAAATGCTGGAACGGCAGAACTTATGGAAGAAGCCATGCGGCTTGGAGGGGATGTGGTGGGCGGCATTACGTATCAAGATACTGACCTGCAGGCCCATTTGCAATTTGTGTTTAATTTGGCAGAGAAATATGGAAAATCGATTGATATTCATACTGATTTCTCTGATAATCCCGAGCATCTTGCCATTGTCGATATTGCAGAAAGAACGATTGCAGCAGGTATGGAGGGACTGGTCTCTGCTGGGCATGTGACCTCTTTAGGCTCTCTTGAGCACGGGAGAGCGGAGGCCGTCGCTGAACGTATTCAGGAGGCTAATCTTCACATCATGAGCTTGCCAGCTACCGATTTGTTTATTAACGGCAGGGCTGATATGGAGAGAAAGCGGCGTGGATTGACTCCAATTGTCATGTTGCTTGAGAAGGGTGTCAATGTCGTCATAGGCGTCAATAACGTACGAAACCCATTTACGCCGTTCGGCAAGGCGGATCCACTCGAAACGGCATGGCTGGTTGCAGTTACCGCCTATATGGGTGGAGACAGTGAAGCTCGTCAATTGATTCGGATGCTGACGGAAGGGGCGGCACAGGCGCTTGGCCTGAAAAATTATGGACTGCGATTAGGAGCAGAGGCGGATATGGTGCTTTTTTCAGTACCGACCGAACGTGATATTTTGCTTGATAAGCCAGAGCAAAGAACAGTATGGAAACGCGGTATTAAGGTAGCGGAAACGCAGGTTGCAATTCTTTTAAATAGGCTTTAA